GTCGTGAATGCCGCAACGGCTGAGCGCATTCGTAGCTACTTCGCGGCTGAGGCATCTGGCAATGCGGTGCTGCCCGTGTTGAACGAAGCTTCCTGAGATTATTCGGCGCTGTCGGCGGGCGGAACAGCACCACCGAATTTGAAGGTGTTGCAGGCTGCGATGGTTCCCTGCTGGAATCCGCGTTTGAACCAGCCGACGCGTTGCGCAGACGATCCATGGGTGAAGCTCTCCGGGCTCACCGTTCCTCGCTCCAGGCGTTGTATATGGTCGTCGCCGACCGCGGCCGCTGCCTGCAGACCGGCTGTGATGTCGGAGTCGTGAACGATATTGCGCTGCGCTGTGCTGTGCGCCCATACGCCCGCGAAACAGTCCGCCTGGAGTTCAAGATCGACCGAGAGGCGATTCCTCTCCGATGGATTTTGACCTGATAGCTGGCGCACTTTGCCTTCGATTCCGAGGAGATCCTGCACGTGGTGGCCTAGCTCATGAGCGATGACGTAAGCCTGTGCAAACTCCGCATTGCTGCCCCCGAGGCGTTTTAGCTCATCCCAAAAACTAAGGTCGACGTAGACCTTCTCATCCGCCGGACAGTAGAACGGTCCGCTCTGCGACTGTGCTGTGCCACAGCCGGAATAAGTGCGACCGCGAAAGAGCACGAGCGTGGAGCGCTGGTAGTTTCTTCCCGTCTGCGTGGGCAGGAGCTTGGTCCAAGTATTCTGCACATCGTCCAATGTCCAGGAGACAAGCTGCGCCGCCTTCTTCTCCTGCGGCGATTCAGTAGTCGGAGGCCGGTTGGCTGCGGAAGGCGCGCTTTGTTGCGTGGACGGCGATGCACTGTGGCCGGAGAGATAACTGCCTATATAGTTGCGGCCCGTGACCAAACTGACGACAAGCAGGATCAAAAAACCGACGATCCCTATCCCGCCTCCGCCAAAGCTTCCGCCACCGCCTCCGGAAGAACCACGTCTGTCTTCAATGTCGCCACTGAGTCCGCCGCCAGGTGTCCAATCCATAGTTCACTCCAGTTGGTGCGTCTCCATCTTATAAGTAAGATCTTTAATTTAATCGCACTCGAGTCAGGTTTTCTCACCAATTTACTTGCGGTCATGCGGCGGAGGTGTGCTACTCTCCGGGAACCGATGCCAAACAGTAAGTCCGAACTGCCCCGCGTCCTGAACGCATCCCACGCGACCTCGATTGTCGTGGGCATCATTATCGGGAGCGGCATCTTTCTAGTGCCGCGGGAGATGATGGCTGCGGTGGGCTCGTCCGGCATGGTCTATGTGGTTTGGATCGTGGGTGGCTTGCTCTCGCTCTTCGGCGCAATGACCTATGCGGAGATCGCTGCCGCGCGACCGCGGTATGGCGGCGAATATGCTTTTCTTCGCGAGGCCTATGGGGATCTGACCGGCTTCCTTTATATGTGGACGCAGATTACGGTGGCCAAACCTGCATCTCTGGCTACGATCGCTGCCGGGCTTGCGCGCGTGTTGGGGACCTTCGCGATCTTCAGCTTCTTTGCCCGCCCGGCTTTCTTTCATCTCTTCTGGGGACAGATCTTCGCCATCACGGTGACGTGGCTCATTGCCATTCTTAACATCATTGGGACGAGAAGATCGGCGAATGTGCAGCTTCTGCTTACGTGGCTCAAGGGCCTGCTGATTCTCGTGATTGCGGGGTTTTGTTTTGGAGCGGCAGGCCAGCATGGGTCGTGGCACAACTTCAGCACAGACTTTGCGGGAGCGCGGGGAGGCTTTACCGGCTTCATGATTGCGCTGGTCGCCGCGCTGTGGGCCTACGACGGATGGAGCGACGTCGTAACCATGGCGGGCGAGGTGAAGAAGCCGCAACGCAGCATGCCGCTGGCTCTGGTGGGAGGGGTTGCCATCGTTGGTGCGCTCTATATGCTGACCAATGCTGCGATTCAATATGTCTTGCCCGCAGCAGCCATCGCTACCGCGGATCGACCTGCAGCCGATGCGATGCGCCTGGTTACTGGATCGTGGGGAGCGACGCTGGTGTCGATCGGAATGGCCGTCAGTATCTGCGCGACCTTTGTAGGGTCGTCGCTCTCGGGTGCGCGTGTGCCGTTCGCAGCGGCTCGCGATGGATTGTTCTTCAAACAATTGGCGCATGTGAACTCGCGATTTCAAACGCCGTCGACAGCATTGATCCTTCAAGCCGTTCTGAGTTCTCTGCTGCTGCTTGCCATCGGAAAGTTTCAGGCACTCTTTTCGCTGGCCATCTTCGGAGAGTGGCTCTTCTACATGCTCACAGCCAGCACGATCTTCGTGTTTCGCCGCCGCGAGCCAGACACACCGCGTCCTTATAGCATTTGGGGATACCCTGCGTTGCCGGCACTGTTCATTCTTGCGGCGGCAGTGCTGCTGGTCTTTTCGTTTGCAGATCAGCCGCGGAACTCTCTTATCGGAACAGGAATCATTCTGCTGGGAGTTCCGCTGCACTACCTGTTGCAACGAAGACGAGCTGCCTAGCTGCGATTCTGGATGACACGCTCGTAGAGGCGGAGGTACTCGCTGGCAGGCTTATCCCAGGAAAAGTCCTGCGCCATACCTCGCCGCATCATCTGTGTCCACTCTTGTTTGTTGCGGAACGTTTCAAGGGCGCGCTTGAGCGCGTCGAAGAACGCCCCCGCACTGTAGCCCCAGAATTTGAACCCATTGCCTCCACCGTTCGGCTGCTCCTCGATGGTATCGTCGAGGCCGCCTGTCGCGCGGACGACGGGAATCGTGCCGTACTTGAGGCTGTAGAGCTGGTTTAGACCGCCGGGCTCGTAGCGGGATGGCATCAGAAAGATGTCAGCGCCTGCTTCGATCTTGTGCGCCATTACATTGTCGAACTTTACCTTCACGCGCACTTTAGCGGGATGGCGCTCGGCCATCTCCACCAACAGCCGTTCGTAGTACTCTTCGCCGCTTCCCAGAATTACCAGCACCATGTCTTCCTGCGCCAGACGGTCCATGATCTCGACGATAAAGTCCGAGCCTTTCTGGGTAGCGAAACGGGAGACCACTCCGATCACAGCGGTGTCGTCACCGACATTCTCCAGTCCATAAGCGTGAAGCAGATCGCGACGGCACTCTTTCTTGCCGGAGAGGTTTTCCGCCGTGTAGTGCGCTGCGATGTGGGAGTCGGTTGCCGGATTCCACTCGTCGGAGTCGATGCCGTTCGTGATTCCGAGCAGGTCTCCACTCCGTTGGCGAAAGACTCCTTCGAGCCCGTTGCCGAACTCGCTCGTCTGGAGTTCTTCGGCGTACTTGCGGCTGACCGTCGTGATGGCATCCGCATACACGATGCCGCCTTTCAGAAAATCGACCTTGTCGTAGTGTTCGAGTTTTTCGACCGTGTACAGATCCCAGGGGAGGAGCAGCTTTTCGATGGTCTGCGAAGGAAACCAGCCCTGATAGCCCGCGTTGTGAACCGTCAACACCGCTGGGACGTTTCGCAGAACGGGATCGAAGTAGTAGATGGAGCGCAGCATGACCGGGAGCATCGCCGCCTGCCAGTTATGAACGTGGAAGACATCGGGAACGCCAAGCATCTTTGAGACTTCAATTACCGAGCGGCAGAGCAGGCCGAAGCGCTCCGCGTTGTCGGGATAATCTCCAGACGGCGTGCCATAGAAGTTCTCGCGGTCGAAGAGTTCGGCGCAATCGATGAAGTAAGTCTGGACCCCACCCTTGACTCCGCCGTCGAGAATACGCACGAAGCGGTTATAGCCGGGAAAAGGAATCGTGATACTGTGCAGCACAACCGGAGGGTTCGGGACAGCCTTCGCGACCTGGCGATAGTAGGGCAGAAAGACGCTGACGCGATGACCGAGTTTAGCCAGTGCGCGTGGGAGCGCGCTTACCACATCTGCCACTCCACCCGATTTGGCCCAGGGGGAGCACTCCGATGCTGCGAAAACAATATGCATACCTTCGTCCTTTATCTTTCCAACCAAACCGTTAGTCTATAGAAGAGCACAGGAACAAACAGCAAACATTGGATGCAGATGAAACGTAAGCCGAAGCTGGGGCAGAATTTTCTTGTCGACGACTCCGCCCGTCACGCCATCGTCGATGCCCTTGGTGATCTTAGCAAGCGCACCGTCATCGAGATCGGCCCTGGGCATGGGGCGATTACCGACATCCTGGCTGCACGTTGCCACAAGCTGATCGCACTGGAGCTTGACCGGAGCCTGGCAGCGGAGTTGACCTTCCGCTTTCGCGATCATCCGCAGGTACAGATTCTCGAGTGCGATGTTCTGAAGACGGACCTGCTAACGCTGGTGCCGGAGGGCGAGACGGCTGACGTGATCGGAAATCTGCCGTACTACATCACGTCGGATATTCTGCTGCAACTGTTTGCAGCTGGCAGCGCCGGCACGCTCGCCCGCGCTGTACTGATGATGCAGCGGGAGGTTGCGGACCGCGTCTCGGCGGCACCAGGGGTTCGCGACTATGGCTTGCTCTCAGCGACTGCACAGATGAACGCGCAGGTCGACAACCTATTCACGCTGGCGCCGTCCGCGTTTTTGCCTCCTCCCGATGTTTACTCCACCGTGCTTCGGCTGCACTTCGCGCCACGGTTTGCTGAGCTTGGTGTAGATCCTGAAGAGTTCAACCTCTTCCTGAAGCAGTGCTTTGCGCAGAAACGCAAGACTCTGCAGAACAACCTCCGTGCCGCTGGCTACTCGGCCGAACAGCTCTCTCGAGCGTGGCCAGCCAGCGTTCCCGCACAGGCACGCGCCGAATCACTCGCGCTGGAATCCATGGCAGAGCTCTATCGTTCTTTGTCGCATGTCGTTGCCGATAGCGACTGAAGAGATTGTTCCCGATGCCTGCGTATTGCAGGATCCTAATGACTGTCCGCGGCAACCTGCTCCAGCATCTTTGCCGCACGCAATCGAACGCGTTGAATCACGGCTGTGTCGTCCGCGATTGCGGCCAGCGTCGGCGAGATCGTTCCCATTTCGAGCGCGCGTCCCTCCTTCACCTCGTCCGCGAAGGAGTTCATCTCGGCATCGAGGCCGAGGCGGTCGTAGCGGTGCAGAAACTCCAGCCTACGTCCTTCATCCAGTGTGGAGGCGACTCCGAGGAAGATATCGGTCAGCGTGCCTACAGTTTTGTTCTCTGAGTAGTTGTAGACACACGATCCCGATCCATCGGAGCCGGCGTACGTAAGCGTCTTCGTGCCGGTGTCGGCTATGTTCTTCGCCTTGGAGGCGCATTCGACGTTGAAATGATTCAGCGAGCGCGCCGCCTTGAAGACCTTTGCGACGGTGCCCGAAGTCAGGTTGATGGGTCGATCGACATGCTGCGCCGCCTGGCCCCGCATCGAGGTCTGCGTTGCTGGAGTCTCGGCCTGATCCGCCTGATAGGTGCCCGTTCCGTTCTCATGAATCCGCAGCGTGAAACGCGGAACCGGAAGCCCCGTGCGGTCGAACTGAAAAGTGACCTCGGCGCTGGGGGACACAGCCGCCGCAGGTTCGGCCGTTTGAGCGATCGCCACAAAGCTGGAACCCAGAAAAAGCGCTGTGCCAAGTACTATGCTCGTTGTCGCTCTCATCGGCGCGCGCCCTGGAGTTCGAGTGTCTGAGCGGTATGGATGTGGCAGATCGCAATCGCCAACGCGTCAGCAGCATCTGCGGAGTCGAAGGCATTCTCGTTGTCGAGCAGACGCCTCACCATGAACTGCACCTGCTCCTTGGCGGCCAGTCCGTAACCAACCACGGAGCTTTTTATCGAGAGTGGAGCATACTCCGCCACGGGCATTCCGCAGGTCGCTGCGGCCAGCATCGCCACACCGCGCACCTGACCAAGCTTCAGCGCAGACTTTGCATTCGCGGAGAAGAATACCTCCTCGATGGCGACGATCTCCGGCTGATGCAGGGTCATCAAGGCGGTCAACTCAGCGTAGACCTGAGCGAGCCGCTGAGGTGTCTTCTCTTTCTTGTTGAGCCGAATCGTACCGGCCGCCAGGTGAATGAGACGAGGCGTGCGGGCGTCGCCATCCACCTCCACCACCCCGTAGCCGGTGAACTCCGTTCCGCAGTCGATGCCGAAGACTCGCATGGGCGAAGTTTACTGCATCTGGTAGCAGCTTCGGACTATCGAAGTTGAGTCCACCGAAAGAACTGCGTGCACTAGCGGGAGATCCCCTCGAGTGGGGAGCTGGCCGTGGCGTAGAGTTTGCGTTGCATTCTGCCAGCAAGAAAGGCCTGCCGCCCGGCGAGGACGGCATGCTGCATCGCCTCGGCCATCAGCAAGGGGTCCTTCGCCGCAGCTATCGCGGTATTCATCAACACAGCATCGAAGCCCAATTCCATCGCGACCGCAGCATCGGAGGCTGTGCCGACGCCTGCATCTACGATCAGCGGCACCTCCGTGATCAGCTCTCGCAGAATACGCAGGTTGGCCGTATTTTGCAGTCCAAGCCCGCTGCCGATGGGTGCTCCGAGAGGCATGACAGCCGCGGCTCCCGCGTCAATCAGCCGCTTGGCAAAGACGATATCGTCCGACGTATACGGCAGAACGGTGAAGCCTTCTTTGACCAGCACGCGGGTGGCTTCGAGCGTCGCCTGCACATCGGGATAGAGCGTCTGCTGATCGCCGATCACCTCGATCTTGACCCAGTCCGAGAGCCCCACCTCGCGCCCCAGCCGCGCAGCGCGGATCGCCTCGTCGGCGGTGTAGCACCCGGCTGTATTGGGCAGCAGAAAATAACGCCTTGGGTCGATGAAGTCCAGCAAGGACTCGCTCGTGCGATCGAGGTTGACCCGCCGGACGGCAACCGTCACCATCTCCGCTCCTGAGGCTTCGATGGCAGCCTGGGTCTCGGCGCCATCTTTGTACTTCCCTGTGCCGACGATCAGTCGTGATTGAAAGGCTCGTCCTGCGATCACCAGAGGTTTCATAGTTAATATCCTATCGGAAGGATGCCGGCAAAACGCAAACGGCTCGCACTCTGGAGAGCAGCGAGCCGCCTGGCGGTGAACTGTTGAGATTGACCTGAGGCGTCCATACTCGGACTTGGCCTCGGCGTGGACTTTTCTACTACAAAGACCGCCAGGACTAGAGCTATGGACGCTCTAAGCCTCAGTCACCTCACGTTGCGTTGAACTACATGTACTGTCAATTTTCATAGGCAGGACCATCCTCCTTTCCCGTGTAAAGGCAGACTACTCCCGAGTTCCGGTTGCGTGCAAGTGCGCCAGCAAAAGCGTGGGGATGGTACATCTGCAGAGGTTGCACTCTGCATCAGAGGTTTAGTCGCGATCCTCGCGTCGAAGAAGGGTTCTCTTATGAAGGCAGCAACTATTGTTGGAATTCTCCTTATTGTTCTTGGGATTATCGGATACGCCACCGGCGGCCTCTCCTTTACGCACGAGAAGAAAGTCGTCGACGCGGGACCTATTCAGATCTCGCGCAAGACTCAGGACACGTTGCCACTCTCTCCCATTCTGAGCACGATCGCACTGATTGCCGGTTTGGGCCTGGTTGTTGTCGGTGCGAGATCCAAGTAACCTGGCGCGCGAAATCGTTCTCAAATCTCGGGCGACTTGCCCCAGACTATTTATTGATTGCAAACCCCGCACACTCATAATTTAGGCATCGTCGTTCTCTTTCTGTTAATCTTCAGGCCTGAAGATTAGAGTTCAATGACTAGAAACCATGCCAGAAGGGGCTGCCTTGCAGGCACTCTAGCCCTTCTGTTTCTTGCCTGCAACTTTGCCACGGCGCAGAGTGTCACCGGAGCAGGTCCAGAGCAGACGCCACAGCCCGACGCGCCGACTCCGTCCCCCGAGAGCACCGATCCCGCGCTGACCATGTTTCCGCACTGGGAGCATTCGCGATTCTTCATCGGCGGGCAGGCCAACATCATCCTTCAGGCGCATGGGCCGTTCCATTCGCCCTACGAAGGCGTCAATAGCCTTCTGCCGCGAGGGGAATATAAGACATCCCTGCTCGGCACGCTTTATCTGGGTGCGCAAGTAGTCACTAATCCGAAGTTCGCGCTGGACGCTCTCTTCGACCTCGAATCTGCAGGCGGCCGGGGCGACAGCGAGGCCCTGGGACTGGCCGGCTTCACGAATCTCGATGTGGTCCGTAATCCGAATCTCGGTTCGACGCCCTACATGGCCCGTGTGCAACTCCATCAGACGATCGGCTTCACCAGCAAGCTCGTGGAAAATACCCAGTCACAGTTTTCCCTTGGTACTGAGGTGCCGGAGCGCCGCCTGGAGTTTCACATCGGCAAGATGAGTCTGCCCGACTTTCTCGACATCAACAGCATCGGCAGTGACAGCCATCTTCAGTTCATGAACTGGACCGTCGACAACAACGGCGCGTGGGACTACGCGGCCGACACGCGCGGCTACACCTACGGCATCGTCAGCGAATACGACGACAAGGTCTGGTCCGCACGATACGCGCTCGCACTGATGCCCACGGTCGCCAACGGGATCGATCTGGACTGGGCTCTGCGGCGTGCCAGCGGGCAAAACTGGGAGTTTGAGCTGCGCAAGCCCCTGCTGGGAAGTCTGCTACCGCCCGATCGCAAGGGCACCGTCCGCGTACTGAGCTACGTCAATCACGCTCACATGGGTCTGTACCGCGATGCCAATAGAGCTTTTCTCGCGGGCGAAGATCCTACCCCGGACATCAAGCTGCACGAAAAGTTCAGCGCGGTGAAGTATGGCTTTGGCTTGAATTTCGAGCAAGAGGTGACGAAGGATCTGCGCGTCTTTGGCCGCTTCGGATGGAACGAAGGCCAGCATGAGTCCTTTGCCTACACCGAAGTGGATCAGACGGTGGAGTTTGGCGGCGACTACTCTGGCCGCGGATGGTCGCGCCCAAATGATAAGGTCGGGCTGGTCTTTGTCTCGAATGCCATCAAGAAAGATCACCAGGAGTATCTGAAGCTCGGCGGTCTGGGTTTTCTGCTGGGCGACGGCAAGCTGAACTACGCGCGCGAGGACATCCTCGAGAGCTACTACAACCTGCACACCTGGCGGGGAATCTACTACGCGCTGGACCTGCAGTTCATCGAGCACCCCGGCTACAACCAGGATCGAGGCCCTGTGCTGGTCGAATCGGTCCGCATGCACGTCGATTTCTAGGCTTGACGCCTACCTATACTTTTTTGGTCCAAAGTCTTCGAAGGAAGAGACTTAGGTCCGGACTTCCGCCTCTTAGCCTATCCTGTAAGCGCGGCCGTGAAACCGTATACTCATCGGGTGGACCAGCTTGGCATCGTTCTCTTCGCGGCGTTTTTCCTTGGACTTCTCTTTGGCAGCTTCCTCAACGTCTGTATCTCGCGATTGCCGCAGCGTGAGTCGGTCGTCCACCCGCGCTCGCGATGCCCAGAGTGTGGAGCGCCCATCCGCTGGTACGACAATG
The Edaphobacter lichenicola genome window above contains:
- the ypfJ gene encoding KPN_02809 family neutral zinc metallopeptidase yields the protein MDWTPGGGLSGDIEDRRGSSGGGGGSFGGGGIGIVGFLILLVVSLVTGRNYIGSYLSGHSASPSTQQSAPSAANRPPTTESPQEKKAAQLVSWTLDDVQNTWTKLLPTQTGRNYQRSTLVLFRGRTYSGCGTAQSQSGPFYCPADEKVYVDLSFWDELKRLGGSNAEFAQAYVIAHELGHHVQDLLGIEGKVRQLSGQNPSERNRLSVDLELQADCFAGVWAHSTAQRNIVHDSDITAGLQAAAAVGDDHIQRLERGTVSPESFTHGSSAQRVGWFKRGFQQGTIAACNTFKFGGAVPPADSAE
- the glgA gene encoding glycogen synthase GlgA — encoded protein: MHIVFAASECSPWAKSGGVADVVSALPRALAKLGHRVSVFLPYYRQVAKAVPNPPVVLHSITIPFPGYNRFVRILDGGVKGGVQTYFIDCAELFDRENFYGTPSGDYPDNAERFGLLCRSVIEVSKMLGVPDVFHVHNWQAAMLPVMLRSIYYFDPVLRNVPAVLTVHNAGYQGWFPSQTIEKLLLPWDLYTVEKLEHYDKVDFLKGGIVYADAITTVSRKYAEELQTSEFGNGLEGVFRQRSGDLLGITNGIDSDEWNPATDSHIAAHYTAENLSGKKECRRDLLHAYGLENVGDDTAVIGVVSRFATQKGSDFIVEIMDRLAQEDMVLVILGSGEEYYERLLVEMAERHPAKVRVKVKFDNVMAHKIEAGADIFLMPSRYEPGGLNQLYSLKYGTIPVVRATGGLDDTIEEQPNGGGNGFKFWGYSAGAFFDALKRALETFRNKQEWTQMMRRGMAQDFSWDKPASEYLRLYERVIQNRS
- a CDS encoding thiazole synthase, with the protein product MKPLVIAGRAFQSRLIVGTGKYKDGAETQAAIEASGAEMVTVAVRRVNLDRTSESLLDFIDPRRYFLLPNTAGCYTADEAIRAARLGREVGLSDWVKIEVIGDQQTLYPDVQATLEATRVLVKEGFTVLPYTSDDIVFAKRLIDAGAAAVMPLGAPIGSGLGLQNTANLRILRELITEVPLIVDAGVGTASDAAVAMELGFDAVLMNTAIAAAKDPLLMAEAMQHAVLAGRQAFLAGRMQRKLYATASSPLEGISR
- a CDS encoding carbohydrate porin: MTRNHARRGCLAGTLALLFLACNFATAQSVTGAGPEQTPQPDAPTPSPESTDPALTMFPHWEHSRFFIGGQANIILQAHGPFHSPYEGVNSLLPRGEYKTSLLGTLYLGAQVVTNPKFALDALFDLESAGGRGDSEALGLAGFTNLDVVRNPNLGSTPYMARVQLHQTIGFTSKLVENTQSQFSLGTEVPERRLEFHIGKMSLPDFLDINSIGSDSHLQFMNWTVDNNGAWDYAADTRGYTYGIVSEYDDKVWSARYALALMPTVANGIDLDWALRRASGQNWEFELRKPLLGSLLPPDRKGTVRVLSYVNHAHMGLYRDANRAFLAGEDPTPDIKLHEKFSAVKYGFGLNFEQEVTKDLRVFGRFGWNEGQHESFAYTEVDQTVEFGGDYSGRGWSRPNDKVGLVFVSNAIKKDHQEYLKLGGLGFLLGDGKLNYAREDILESYYNLHTWRGIYYALDLQFIEHPGYNQDRGPVLVESVRMHVDF
- a CDS encoding APC family permease → MPNSKSELPRVLNASHATSIVVGIIIGSGIFLVPREMMAAVGSSGMVYVVWIVGGLLSLFGAMTYAEIAAARPRYGGEYAFLREAYGDLTGFLYMWTQITVAKPASLATIAAGLARVLGTFAIFSFFARPAFFHLFWGQIFAITVTWLIAILNIIGTRRSANVQLLLTWLKGLLILVIAGFCFGAAGQHGSWHNFSTDFAGARGGFTGFMIALVAALWAYDGWSDVVTMAGEVKKPQRSMPLALVGGVAIVGALYMLTNAAIQYVLPAAAIATADRPAADAMRLVTGSWGATLVSIGMAVSICATFVGSSLSGARVPFAAARDGLFFKQLAHVNSRFQTPSTALILQAVLSSLLLLAIGKFQALFSLAIFGEWLFYMLTASTIFVFRRREPDTPRPYSIWGYPALPALFILAAAVLLVFSFADQPRNSLIGTGIILLGVPLHYLLQRRRAA
- the rsmA gene encoding 16S rRNA (adenine(1518)-N(6)/adenine(1519)-N(6))-dimethyltransferase RsmA; amino-acid sequence: MQMKRKPKLGQNFLVDDSARHAIVDALGDLSKRTVIEIGPGHGAITDILAARCHKLIALELDRSLAAELTFRFRDHPQVQILECDVLKTDLLTLVPEGETADVIGNLPYYITSDILLQLFAAGSAGTLARAVLMMQREVADRVSAAPGVRDYGLLSATAQMNAQVDNLFTLAPSAFLPPPDVYSTVLRLHFAPRFAELGVDPEEFNLFLKQCFAQKRKTLQNNLRAAGYSAEQLSRAWPASVPAQARAESLALESMAELYRSLSHVVADSD
- the ruvC gene encoding crossover junction endodeoxyribonuclease RuvC — translated: MRVFGIDCGTEFTGYGVVEVDGDARTPRLIHLAAGTIRLNKKEKTPQRLAQVYAELTALMTLHQPEIVAIEEVFFSANAKSALKLGQVRGVAMLAAATCGMPVAEYAPLSIKSSVVGYGLAAKEQVQFMVRRLLDNENAFDSADAADALAIAICHIHTAQTLELQGARR
- a CDS encoding DUF3185 domain-containing protein → MKAATIVGILLIVLGIIGYATGGLSFTHEKKVVDAGPIQISRKTQDTLPLSPILSTIALIAGLGLVVVGARSK